In a single window of the Acetivibrio clariflavus DSM 19732 genome:
- the ahpC gene encoding alkyl hydroperoxide reductase subunit C has product MSLIGTEVKPFTAEAYHNGKFITVTEQDFKGKWSVVCFYPADFTFVCPTELEDLQNNYEKLKELGAEVYSVSTDTHYTHKAWHDTSEAIKKITYIMIGDPSHTLSRNFDVLNEETGLADRGTFIIDPDGVIQYVEISAGNIGRNADILIDKIKAAQYVRNHPGEVCPAKWKEGGQTLKPSIDLVGKI; this is encoded by the coding sequence ATGTCATTAATTGGAACAGAAGTTAAACCATTTACTGCTGAAGCTTATCACAATGGAAAATTTATAACAGTAACAGAACAAGATTTTAAAGGAAAATGGAGTGTAGTATGCTTTTATCCTGCTGACTTTACTTTTGTTTGCCCAACAGAACTTGAAGACCTTCAAAACAATTATGAAAAATTAAAAGAGTTAGGTGCTGAAGTTTATTCTGTATCTACTGATACTCATTATACCCATAAAGCATGGCACGATACATCGGAAGCTATAAAGAAAATTACTTATATAATGATTGGAGATCCTTCACATACCCTTTCCAGAAACTTTGATGTTCTAAATGAAGAAACAGGGTTAGCAGATAGAGGTACGTTTATAATAGATCCGGACGGAGTAATTCAATATGTTGAAATATCGGCAGGAAACATTGGACGAAATGCAGATATTCTTATAGATAAGATAAAGGCTGCTCAATATGTAAGAAATCATCCTGGTGAAGTTTGCCCGGCAAAATGGAAAGAAGGCGGCCAAACGCTTAAACCAAGCATCGATTTAGTCGGAAAAATATAG